The window CCGTGCTCCTCGACACCAGCGGCGAGCCGCTGCGCCGGGGCATCGCCGCCCGCCCCGACCTGGTCAAGCCGAACGCCACCGAACTCGCCGACCTCACCGGCACCCGCGACCCCCGCCACGCCGCCCGCGCCGCCCGCCGCCGGGGCGCCCGCGCCGTCGTCGCCTCGCTGGGCGCCGAGGGCCTGCTCGCGGAGACGGCGGCGGGCGCCTGGCGGGCCGCACCCCCGGCCCCGGTCCGGGGCAACCCGACGGGCGCGGGCGACTCCGCCGTGGCCGGGCTGCTCGCCGGCCTCGTCGAGGGCGCCGACTGGCCGGACCGCCTGGTGCGGGCCGCCGCCCTCTCCGCCGCGACCGTGCACGCCTCGGCCGCCGGGGAGTACGACGAGGCCGTCTACCGCGACCTCGCCGTCCGTATCACCGCCACCGCGCCGCACGGGGCCGCCTGACCCCGGACGCCAGCCCGACCGGACGCGGCCGACCGGCCGACGTCCGCCGACACCCGCAGGGGGAGAGCCGTGCCACTCGTACCGACCGGGGAACTCGTCGCCGAAGCGGCGGCCGCCGGGAGAGCCGTCGCCGCGTTCAACGTGATCACCCTCGAACACGCCGAGGCCGTCGCCGCCGCCGCCGAGGAGGCCGGGCTGCCGGCCGTCCTCCAGATCTCGCAGAACGCCGTCGCCTACCACGGCCACCGGCTGGGGCCCGTCGCCGCCGCCACCGCCGCCGTCGCCCGCTGCTCCACCGCCCCGCTCGCCCTCCACCTCGACCACGTCGAGTCCTGGGAGCTGGTCGAGGCGGCCCCCGCCGAGGGGTTCGGCTCGGTCATGTACGACGCCTCGCGGCTGTCCGCCGAGGAGAACCTGCGCCGCACCGCCGAGGCCGTACGGTTCGGCCACGCGCACGGCCTGTGGGTCGAGGCGGAGCTGGGCCGGATCGGCGGCAAGCCCGGCGAGCCACCGCTCGACGCGCACGCCCCCGGAGTCCGCACCGACCCGGCCGAGGCGGCCGTGTACGTGAAGGAGACCGGGGTGGACGCCCTGGCGGTGGCCGTCGGCTCCTCGCACGCCATGGCGGAGCGGACCGCCGCCCTCGACCACACCCTGGTCACCGCCCTCCGCCGCGCCGTACCGGTCCCCCTGGTGCTGCACGGCTCCAGCGGGGTGCCCGACGAGGAACTGGCCCACGCGGTCCGCTCCGGCATGACGAAGATCAACATCGGGACGGCCCTCAACCAGGCGTTCACCGCCGCCCTCACCACCCACCTCACCGACCACCCGGACCCCCGCCCGTACCTCTCCCTGGCCCGGGCCGCCGTACGCGGCCGCGCCCACCACTTCCTGACGGTGCTGGCCGGGGCCTGAGACGGGGCCGCCCGTCCTCAGTCGTCGTCCCAGCGCTTGCGGACGAAGGCGGCCGTCCCGGTCACCAGGGTGTTCGCCGGAACGTCCTTGGTGACCACGCTCCCGGCACCGACCACGGCGCCGCGGCCGATCGTGACGCCGGGCAGGACGGTGACCGCCGCACCGAGCCACGCGCCCGCCTCGAT is drawn from Streptomyces diastaticus subsp. diastaticus and contains these coding sequences:
- a CDS encoding class II fructose-bisphosphate aldolase — encoded protein: MPLVPTGELVAEAAAAGRAVAAFNVITLEHAEAVAAAAEEAGLPAVLQISQNAVAYHGHRLGPVAAATAAVARCSTAPLALHLDHVESWELVEAAPAEGFGSVMYDASRLSAEENLRRTAEAVRFGHAHGLWVEAELGRIGGKPGEPPLDAHAPGVRTDPAEAAVYVKETGVDALAVAVGSSHAMAERTAALDHTLVTALRRAVPVPLVLHGSSGVPDEELAHAVRSGMTKINIGTALNQAFTAALTTHLTDHPDPRPYLSLARAAVRGRAHHFLTVLAGA